In Streptomyces sp. HUAS ZL42, the DNA window ACCATACACATCGGACGTCGCGGACTGCTGAGGAGTTGGCATGGCCCGCCTCCACTGGTCGCAACGCGGCCCGCACTGTTCTGGACGTCGGTCGTGATGACCATGACGCCGGGTGCTGTCGCCTCCGTGATGCTTCCCGGCGGGCGCATTCCGATTGTCTTCTTCGAACGGCTGCTGTGCGTGTCCGCGGGCGCCTTGGCACTGACGGCAGTTGTTGTTCTCCCGCTGTCGAGCACCGTGAGCCTTGGGCCCGGCCGGGATGCCGAGCGATGACCTGGGGAACGGACCGGTGCACACCTCACACCCGGCGGTGTGCGGCATCCCGGGCAACCCGTGACACCGCCGACGTGTCTTGACGGGCGGGAGCGGCGCGGGGAGGAGCCCGCGGTGGCTGGGGATTGCCCGGGATCTGCTCCGCGCCGCCTTCGGGGGCGGGCGCGGATACGGATTCCGGGTCGCCCTCTGCTTCGGGGCCAGCGCCGCCTTCGCCCGGGCGCTGCTGCACTCCCGCTGGTACGGGCAGCACACGCACGCCAGGACGGGTCACTGCATGTCCGGTGCGGTCAACTGTTGTTCGGCCCAGATGGTCTTGCCACGAGGAGTCTGGCGGCTGCCCCAGCGTTCGGCGATCTGGGCGACCGGTAGCAGGCCGCGTCCACCTTCATCGAAAATGCGGGCCCGGCGCAGGTGCGGCGCGGTACTGACACGGCAGAGAACACCGACTTCCTGCAGCGCTACCGAGCCGCGTTCGGAGCCTGCGCGCCGACACCGTCGGCCGTGACCGAATCGGCCTACGAGGGCCTGCACCTGTTCGCCCAGGCGGCGAGGCAGGCCGGATCACCACAAGGCACCGAAGTCTCTCGCGCTCTGCGCCGTCTCACGCCGACGGGGCCGCGCGGCAGGGTTTCGGTGGGAGCCGACGGCCGACTGAGGCAGAGCATGTACCTGGCCGAGGCCACTGCCACCGGGTTCGTCGTCCGCGCGCAGATGCCGTCCACTGCAGCCTGAAACGGATAGAAGTACCACCCGGACCATCCACTCGGTCGCCACCTGGGCGCATCAGCGACCGGATCGTCAATCGCGCCGAGGATCACCTCGTCCACGGCGTCAGCCGAGATCGCCGAGCGCCGTTCCGCCTCACCGACGACGAGGGCGGCCAAGTCGTCGGGGCGTACCGAAGCGGGGGCGCCTCTGTGACGGCCCCGCGGGGTGCCCCGTCGATCAGCTGACCTCGGCTTCAGACACGGCCGCTCTCCTCCTCAGGGGCGTGGCGGCGTGACTGGACCACTGAAACTGAGAAGCGGCCGGTGACGAAGGCCGGGTCGGTGAGGGAAGCCCAGAAACGTCAGGTCACCAAGAACCAAGGGATGACGAAGGACGAGATCCGATCCATGATCAGGAAACTGGACCCATCCACGAGGTCCTCACAGAAGCCGACCCGCAGGACAAGGCCGAGGTGTACGGGAATCCCGGCCTCAAACTCACGTTTGACCCTGGTAAACAGCTCGTGCGGGCCGAGGCAACCCTCGACCCGCACAAGTTGGGGATATGGTCCGTGTCCGAGGGGGGACTTGAACCCCCACGCCCGATAAAGGGCACTAGCACCTCAAGCTAGCGCGTCTGCCATTCCGCCACCCGGACCAGGTGTCTGCCGCCTCGGCGGGGGTGTTCCCCGCGGCGACATGGACAACCATACCAAGGTTTCGGAGTGCGTTTCACCTGCGTTTCCGTGCGCGGGACGGTGCCTGTGGAGGGACGGGAGGACCACTGCGGGCGATCTCCCCGAGTGATCGATCGATCACGATGGTGGACCTCCGATCTCGGGTCAGGGCATGAGGTGGTAGTCCGGGAAGTTCCCCGGCAGCCGCTCCCCCGCCGGGCCCTGGGTGACCGCGCGCACCAGTAGCTCGCCGCCGACGAACGCGCCGCGCCAGGACGCGCCGAACCCGCCGAACAGCTCGTCGCGGTCGCCGCGGGAGCGCGGTTTGCCGTGGCCGACCTTGAAGGCACGGATCTGCGGGGCCAGTCGGTCGTAGGTGGCGCGGTCGTCGGTGGACAGGGTGGCGACCAGCGCGCCGTTGGACGCGTTCATCGCGGCCAGCAGCTCCGCCTCCGTGTCGACCAGGACGATGGTGTCGACCGGGCCGAACGGCTCCGCGTGGTGCAGTGGGGAGGACGGCGGCGGATTGAGGAGCG includes these proteins:
- a CDS encoding ABC transporter substrate-binding protein, with the protein product MRRGTDTAENTDFLQRYRAAFGACAPTPSAVTESAYEGLHLFAQAARQAGSPQGTEVSRALRRLTPTGPRGRVSVGADGRLRQSMYLAEATATGFVVRAQMPSTAA
- a CDS encoding DUF4184 family protein; the encoded protein is MDGSGHHRLWDDVTHDGLAGTSLGFAVLGRPMVPGIPWWVTLHTASTLIGIIGWIWATIHIGRRGLLRSWHGPPPLVATRPALFWTSVVMTMTPGAVASVMLPGGRIPIVFFERLLCVSAGALALTAVVVLPLSSTVSLGPGRDAER